The following coding sequences lie in one Vibrio splendidus genomic window:
- a CDS encoding winged helix-turn-helix transcriptional regulator yields MKNQENFFSRKSAPERSARMVETIYGCKWSLTVYQLLANGINRPGEMVRSVEGLSTKVLNECLKRNVEFGILDKQMFNELPPRVEYQVTPFGEKFLLILDQLENLQNEIDEM; encoded by the coding sequence ATGAAAAATCAGGAAAACTTTTTTTCAAGAAAATCGGCACCAGAGCGCTCAGCTCGCATGGTAGAAACCATCTACGGCTGTAAATGGTCGCTAACGGTTTACCAATTATTGGCAAACGGCATTAATCGCCCCGGTGAAATGGTGCGCTCGGTTGAAGGGTTATCGACCAAGGTATTGAATGAATGCTTGAAGCGAAATGTGGAGTTTGGGATTTTAGATAAGCAGATGTTCAACGAACTGCCACCAAGAGTTGAGTACCAAGTGACGCCGTTCGGCGAGAAGTTCTTGTTGATTCTAGACCAGCTGGAAAACCTACAAAACGAAATCGACGAGATGTAA
- a CDS encoding LysR family transcriptional regulator — MLNQINLSDIRSFVLIARLGNFTKAAEELDVSRSHVSRQVSSLEKQMGVTLFIRTTRTLRLTHAGQDLYARCEQALDNIDQALIAAVDDVEEVRGDIKVNCVGGYLGEVIIADLVNEFMQLYPDISISLDFSSNRIDLIEDAFDIAFRMGSLEDAGFIARKLLDIEMGTLASPEYFARKGKPSHPKDLIHHDCLTGSVRKWSFQALDDTKKTVDVHVTGRLQCKNGRVLVQGAKSGNGIIRVPTIYCLQELNDGQLLQVFEEWVVPKVDFSAIYHRDRYQPSRIRTFIDFVKGRFEQMPVS; from the coding sequence AATCAAATTAATCTGTCAGATATTCGCTCTTTCGTGCTTATCGCTCGTTTAGGTAACTTCACTAAAGCAGCGGAGGAGCTTGATGTGTCTCGTTCCCACGTATCACGCCAAGTAAGTAGCCTAGAAAAACAGATGGGAGTGACATTGTTTATCCGCACTACTCGAACCTTGAGATTGACGCACGCAGGGCAAGATCTATACGCGAGATGCGAACAAGCCTTAGATAATATAGACCAAGCGTTGATTGCTGCTGTGGACGATGTCGAAGAAGTGCGTGGCGACATAAAAGTAAATTGTGTCGGGGGTTATCTTGGTGAGGTGATCATCGCGGATCTGGTCAATGAGTTTATGCAGCTTTACCCAGACATCAGTATTAGCCTTGATTTCAGTAGTAACCGAATCGACCTGATTGAAGACGCGTTTGATATCGCTTTTCGCATGGGAAGCTTAGAAGACGCGGGCTTTATCGCAAGAAAGCTATTAGACATCGAGATGGGAACACTCGCGAGCCCAGAGTACTTTGCTCGTAAAGGAAAGCCTAGTCACCCCAAAGATCTGATCCACCATGATTGCTTAACGGGCTCTGTTCGCAAGTGGAGCTTTCAAGCGCTAGATGACACCAAGAAAACGGTCGATGTGCATGTGACAGGTAGGCTGCAATGTAAAAATGGGCGAGTGTTGGTGCAGGGCGCGAAGTCGGGCAACGGAATTATTCGTGTACCAACCATCTATTGCTTGCAAGAACTGAACGACGGGCAACTGCTGCAAGTATTTGAAGAATGGGTGGTGCCTAAGGTCGACTTTTCAGCGATCTACCATCGAGACCGCTATCAACCGAGCCGAATTCGAACCTTTATTGATTTTGTAAAAGGTCGCTTTGAGCAAATGCCAGTGAGCTAA